From Acidovorax sp. FHTAMBA, one genomic window encodes:
- a CDS encoding aminotransferase class I/II-fold pyridoxal phosphate-dependent enzyme yields the protein MTSPAFLSLHAPLHGGPDAMGIPVFDFSTNSNACGPCPEALHAVQVADATRYPDPAYTALREALGAFHGVAPGRIVLAASASEFIHRITALAVQQGAVQVAVPLHSYGDYAQAAQARGLEVLRGGGGAAGLQWACEPSSPLGVEDPSVRGWRQSDAAAGWRVLDCAYVPLRLGAEGAWAGAPSPLMPSACWQLWTPNKALGLTGVRAAYAIAPPDCEEQAQGLTALAPSWPVGAHGVALLQAWTQATVQQWLVRSLRTLGAWKARQQALCTDLGWALHAGSLANYFCAQPATARLQSDLAALRASGIKLRDATSFGLPGTVRLGVLAPAAQDALQAAWQALPGRTIPHRVSSGSGETS from the coding sequence ATGACATCCCCAGCTTTTCTCTCTCTGCATGCGCCCTTGCACGGCGGCCCGGACGCCATGGGCATCCCTGTGTTCGACTTCTCGACCAACAGCAACGCCTGCGGCCCGTGCCCCGAGGCGCTGCACGCCGTGCAGGTGGCCGACGCCACGCGCTACCCCGACCCGGCCTACACGGCCCTGCGCGAGGCCCTGGGCGCCTTCCATGGCGTGGCCCCTGGGCGCATCGTGCTGGCGGCCAGTGCCAGCGAGTTCATCCACCGCATCACTGCGCTGGCGGTGCAGCAGGGCGCGGTGCAGGTGGCCGTGCCACTGCACAGCTATGGCGACTATGCCCAGGCTGCGCAGGCGCGTGGGCTGGAGGTGCTGCGGGGCGGCGGCGGCGCAGCAGGCCTGCAATGGGCGTGCGAGCCCTCCAGCCCTCTGGGTGTGGAAGACCCCTCGGTGCGAGGGTGGCGACAAAGCGATGCTGCCGCTGGCTGGCGGGTGCTCGACTGCGCGTATGTCCCCCTGCGGCTCGGCGCGGAGGGCGCATGGGCTGGCGCGCCGTCGCCGCTCATGCCATCGGCCTGCTGGCAGCTCTGGACGCCCAACAAGGCCCTGGGGCTGACGGGCGTACGTGCCGCCTATGCGATTGCGCCGCCAGACTGTGAAGAGCAGGCGCAGGGGCTGACGGCCCTGGCCCCTTCCTGGCCTGTGGGCGCCCACGGTGTGGCACTGCTGCAGGCGTGGACGCAAGCCACCGTGCAGCAGTGGCTGGTGCGCAGCCTGCGCACTCTGGGCGCCTGGAAGGCGCGCCAGCAGGCCCTGTGCACCGACCTGGGCTGGGCCTTGCACGCCGGCAGCCTGGCCAACTATTTTTGCGCGCAGCCCGCCACAGCCAGGCTGCAAAGCGACCTGGCCGCGCTGCGCGCCAGCGGCATCAAGCTGCGGGATGCGACATCGTTCGGCCTGCCCGGCACCGTGCGCCTGGGGGTGCTGGCGCCTGCTGCTCAAGATGCGCTGCAGGCCGCATGGCAGGCGCTGCCGGGCCGTACCATCCCGCACAGAGTTTCAAGCGGTTCAGGGGAGACCTCGTGA
- a CDS encoding ATP-binding protein, whose product MHSSDEGDLFAGDPAAPAAPAAPGAPAAAQAQSDASTAVALSGFRLTRLEVYNWGTFDKRVWSLALDGRNGLLTGDIGSGKSTLVDAVTTLLVPAHRIAYNKAAGADARERSLRSYVLGHYKSERNETSGSAKPVALRDAGSYSVILGVFHNAGFDQTVTLAQVFWLKEAQGQPERLYAVADKALSITDDFAQFGSAITGLRTRLRKGGVALFDSFAQYGAHFRRRFGNLGEQALELFHQTVSMKSVGNLTEFVRHHMLEPFDVAPRIQSLMAHFDDLSRAHAAVLKAQHQVALLTPLVADCDRHAQVQAHIDTQRASRDALRAHFAGLKLALLDERIAQLTDALASDHTKVQVLEVDKARQQTQERELRAAIAQSGGDRIALLEEAMARSQAESTRRKAHAARYDALRQPLGLLQVGNAQELLTQQQACQSMREVEGARSNALRNEEVEQGAALHQGRQEHAELAAEIDSLRGRRSNIDARQIGIRAALCQALGVPEDRMPFAGELIEVRDSERDWEGAIERLMHNFGLSLLVPEALYARVAEWVDQTALRGRLVYYKVHPTRPADVPELPADALLRKLSIKPDSPFYGWLEQALWQRFNVVCCTTQEQFRREPRAITRAGQIKGGERHEKDDRHALADRSRYVLGWSNTAKLAALQAKAKVLEAHVGRVGARIAELQTQQQAVQERLRWLDKLVEFHDYAELDWQTPAREVARLNDELAQLRASSDLLQTLTGRLAEVERALVQQEGRLAEQRDRRTRTEVNLAHARTQRSDTEAALTDEPPTDRAAAEHLNTLLSEVLGGQPLTLPHCDARERELREALQKSIDAEGRRSQQLVEKIIAAMRAFNTAYALETQEIDVAVASASEYRKLLEQLHADDLPRFEADFKRLLNENTINEVAHFNSQLNRERETIQERIALINQSLTQIDYNPERFIVLEAQATGDVEVREFRAELTACLSGAMSGALPGDGAGQGSQYSEAKFLQVKAIIERLRGRPGLAEPDRRWAAKVTDVRNWYVFSASERWRADGREHEHYSDSGGKSGGQKEKLAYTILAASLAYQFGMAWGETRSRSFRFVVIDEAFGRGSDESAQYGLQLFQRLNLQLLIVTPLQKIHIIEPFVSSVGFVHNAEGRDSQLRTLSIEEYQAEKERLEGLTQQIHIHPEPGHGLD is encoded by the coding sequence ATGCACAGTAGTGACGAGGGCGACCTGTTTGCAGGCGATCCCGCAGCCCCCGCAGCCCCGGCCGCGCCCGGAGCTCCCGCCGCCGCGCAGGCGCAGTCCGACGCTTCCACGGCGGTGGCGCTCTCAGGCTTTCGGCTCACGCGGCTGGAGGTATACAACTGGGGCACCTTCGACAAACGCGTGTGGTCGCTGGCGCTGGACGGCCGCAACGGCTTGCTGACGGGCGATATTGGCTCGGGCAAGTCCACGCTGGTGGATGCCGTCACCACGCTCTTGGTGCCTGCGCACCGCATTGCCTACAACAAGGCCGCCGGGGCCGATGCGCGTGAGCGCTCCTTGCGCTCTTATGTGCTGGGGCATTACAAGTCCGAGCGCAACGAAACCAGCGGCAGCGCCAAGCCCGTGGCCTTGCGCGACGCGGGCAGCTATTCGGTCATCCTGGGGGTGTTTCACAACGCGGGGTTTGACCAGACGGTGACGCTGGCGCAGGTGTTCTGGCTCAAGGAGGCCCAGGGACAGCCCGAACGCCTGTACGCCGTGGCCGACAAGGCCTTGTCGATTACCGACGACTTTGCCCAGTTTGGCAGCGCCATCACCGGGCTGCGCACACGGCTGCGCAAAGGCGGTGTGGCCCTGTTCGACAGCTTTGCGCAATATGGCGCGCATTTTCGGCGGCGGTTTGGCAACCTGGGCGAGCAGGCGCTGGAGTTGTTTCACCAGACGGTGTCGATGAAGTCGGTGGGCAACCTTACCGAATTTGTGCGCCACCACATGCTGGAGCCCTTTGACGTGGCGCCGCGCATTCAGAGCCTGATGGCGCACTTTGACGACCTGAGCCGCGCCCATGCGGCGGTGCTCAAGGCGCAGCACCAGGTGGCGCTGCTGACCCCGCTGGTGGCCGACTGCGACCGCCATGCCCAGGTGCAGGCCCACATCGACACCCAGCGCGCCAGCCGCGATGCGCTGCGCGCGCACTTTGCCGGGCTTAAGCTGGCGCTGCTGGATGAGCGCATTGCGCAGCTCACCGATGCCCTGGCCAGCGACCACACCAAGGTGCAAGTGCTTGAGGTCGACAAAGCCCGCCAGCAAACGCAAGAGCGCGAACTGCGCGCGGCCATTGCCCAAAGCGGTGGCGACCGCATTGCCCTGCTGGAAGAAGCCATGGCCCGCAGCCAGGCCGAAAGCACGCGCCGCAAAGCCCATGCCGCGCGCTACGACGCGCTGCGCCAGCCGCTGGGCCTGCTGCAGGTGGGCAACGCGCAAGAGCTGCTGACCCAGCAGCAGGCCTGCCAAAGCATGCGTGAGGTGGAAGGGGCTCGCAGCAACGCGCTGCGCAACGAGGAGGTGGAGCAGGGCGCCGCGCTGCACCAGGGGCGGCAGGAGCACGCCGAGCTGGCGGCAGAGATTGACAGCCTGCGCGGGCGCCGCAGCAACATCGATGCGCGGCAGATCGGCATCCGCGCGGCGCTGTGCCAGGCGCTGGGCGTGCCCGAAGACCGCATGCCCTTTGCGGGCGAGCTGATCGAGGTGCGAGACAGCGAACGCGACTGGGAAGGCGCCATCGAGCGGCTGATGCACAACTTTGGCCTGTCTTTGCTGGTGCCCGAAGCGCTTTATGCGCGCGTGGCCGAATGGGTGGACCAGACGGCCCTGCGCGGACGGCTGGTGTACTACAAGGTGCACCCAACGCGGCCTGCAGACGTCCCGGAGCTGCCCGCCGATGCCCTGTTGCGCAAGCTCTCCATCAAACCCGATTCACCCTTTTACGGCTGGCTGGAGCAGGCGCTGTGGCAGCGCTTTAACGTGGTGTGCTGCACCACCCAAGAGCAGTTTCGCCGCGAGCCCCGGGCCATCACCCGCGCCGGGCAAATCAAGGGCGGCGAGCGCCACGAAAAGGACGACCGCCACGCGCTGGCCGACCGCAGCCGCTACGTGCTGGGCTGGAGCAACACCGCCAAGCTGGCGGCGCTGCAGGCCAAGGCCAAAGTGCTGGAGGCCCACGTGGGCCGCGTGGGCGCCCGCATTGCCGAGCTGCAGACGCAGCAGCAGGCGGTGCAAGAGCGCCTGCGCTGGCTCGACAAGCTGGTGGAGTTTCACGACTATGCAGAGCTGGACTGGCAAACCCCCGCGCGCGAGGTGGCGAGGCTGAACGACGAACTGGCGCAGTTGCGCGCATCCTCCGACCTGCTGCAAACCCTCACCGGGCGTTTGGCTGAGGTGGAAAGAGCACTGGTCCAGCAGGAGGGGCGCCTGGCCGAGCAGCGCGACCGGCGCACCCGCACCGAGGTGAACCTGGCCCACGCCCGCACCCAGCGCAGCGATACAGAAGCGGCCCTTACCGATGAGCCCCCTACAGACCGTGCTGCCGCCGAGCACCTGAACACCCTGTTGTCCGAGGTGCTGGGCGGCCAGCCGCTCACGCTGCCCCACTGCGACGCCCGCGAGCGCGAGCTGCGCGAGGCGCTGCAAAAGTCCATCGACGCCGAAGGGCGGCGCAGCCAGCAGCTGGTGGAAAAAATCATCGCCGCCATGCGCGCATTCAACACCGCCTATGCGCTGGAGACGCAGGAAATCGACGTGGCGGTGGCTTCGGCCAGTGAATACCGCAAGTTGCTGGAGCAACTGCACGCCGACGACCTGCCACGCTTTGAGGCCGACTTCAAACGCCTGCTCAACGAGAACACCATCAACGAGGTGGCGCATTTCAATTCGCAGCTCAACCGCGAGCGCGAAACCATCCAGGAACGCATTGCGCTCATCAACCAGTCGCTCACCCAGATCGACTACAACCCCGAGCGCTTCATCGTGCTGGAGGCGCAGGCCACGGGCGACGTGGAGGTGCGTGAGTTTCGCGCCGAGCTTACGGCCTGCCTGTCGGGGGCGATGTCGGGCGCCCTGCCCGGTGACGGGGCGGGGCAGGGCAGCCAGTACTCAGAGGCCAAGTTCCTGCAGGTCAAGGCCATCATCGAGCGCCTGCGCGGCCGCCCGGGCCTGGCCGAGCCTGACCGCCGCTGGGCCGCCAAGGTGACCGATGTGCGCAACTGGTACGTGTTTTCGGCCAGCGAGCGCTGGCGTGCCGATGGGCGCGAACACGAGCACTACAGCGACTCGGGCGGCAAGTCGGGCGGGCAAAAGGAAAAGCTGGCCTACACCATCCTGGCCGCCAGCCTGGCCTACCAGTTCGGGATGGCCTGGGGCGAAACGCGCTCGCGCAGCTTTCGCTTTGTGGTCATCGACGAGGCGTTTGGGCGGGGCTCGGACGAGTCGGCGCAATATGGCCTGCAGCTGTTCCAGCGGCTCAATCTACAACTGCTCATCGTCACGCCGCTGCAAAAAATTCACATCATCGAGCCCTTTGTGTCCAGCGTAGGCTTTGTGCACAACGCAGAGGGGCGCGACTCGCAACTGCGCACCCTGAGCATTGAGGAGTACCAGGCCGAGAAAGAGCGGCTGGAGGGCCTCACGCAGCAAATCCACATCCACCCGGAGCCCGGCCATGGCCTGGACTAG
- a CDS encoding cobyric acid synthase, which produces MVLGTTSGAGKSWLTTALCRYYSNLGLKVAPFKAQNMSNNARVVPGPAGVMGEIGSAQYFQALAARAEPEVRMNPLLLKPEADTHSQVVLMGQVSAELTAMPWRGRSEKVWPQIAAALDALRAENDVVVIEGAGSPAEINLHASDIVNMRVARHADARCLLVTDIDRGGAFAHLYGTWALLPEDERALIHGFVLNKFRGDASLLAPAPQMLQDLTGVPTVATIPMQWRHGLPEEDGVFDDRTLSAGAVHTTVAVVAYPRISNVDEFQSLKNVPGVRLLWARSPADLGGLTPSDWVVLPGSKSTAADLAWLRAQGLDQAIAQHAGQGGTVLGVCGGLQMLGEALIDTAGIDGNAPGLGLLPLVTTFEVAKTVRRAQAQLGAVQGAWAALAGVAVTGYEIHHGQTAQHPAMAAKGDVAREVIPGIAWQNPAGNVLGVYLHGLLEDAAVLKALFGAHAPTLEAVFDGLADGVARHFEPGVLDALVAQADAE; this is translated from the coding sequence ATGGTGCTGGGCACCACCAGCGGCGCGGGCAAAAGCTGGCTCACCACCGCGCTGTGCCGCTACTACAGCAACCTGGGCCTCAAGGTGGCGCCGTTCAAGGCGCAGAACATGAGCAACAACGCGCGTGTGGTGCCTGGCCCCGCTGGCGTGATGGGCGAAATCGGCAGTGCCCAGTATTTCCAGGCTCTCGCGGCCCGCGCCGAGCCCGAAGTGCGCATGAACCCGCTGCTGCTCAAGCCCGAGGCCGACACGCACAGCCAGGTGGTGCTGATGGGGCAGGTGAGTGCCGAGCTCACGGCCATGCCCTGGCGCGGCCGCAGCGAAAAGGTGTGGCCGCAGATCGCTGCAGCACTGGATGCACTGCGTGCCGAGAACGACGTGGTGGTGATCGAGGGCGCAGGTTCGCCTGCAGAGATCAACCTGCACGCCAGCGACATCGTCAACATGCGCGTGGCCCGCCATGCCGATGCACGCTGCCTGCTGGTGACCGACATCGACCGGGGCGGTGCGTTTGCCCACCTGTACGGCACCTGGGCGCTCTTGCCCGAGGACGAGCGTGCGCTGATCCATGGCTTTGTGCTCAACAAGTTTCGCGGCGACGCCAGCCTGCTGGCCCCTGCGCCGCAGATGCTGCAAGACCTGACCGGCGTGCCCACGGTGGCCACCATACCGATGCAGTGGCGCCACGGTCTGCCCGAAGAAGACGGCGTATTTGATGACCGCACGTTGTCAGCGGGCGCCGTGCACACCACGGTGGCCGTGGTGGCCTACCCGCGCATCAGCAACGTCGACGAGTTCCAGTCCCTGAAGAACGTGCCCGGCGTACGTCTGCTGTGGGCGCGCAGCCCGGCAGACCTGGGCGGGCTGACGCCCTCCGACTGGGTGGTGCTGCCCGGCTCCAAGTCCACCGCCGCCGACCTGGCCTGGCTGCGCGCACAGGGCCTGGATCAGGCCATAGCGCAGCACGCGGGGCAGGGTGGCACGGTGCTGGGCGTGTGCGGCGGCCTGCAGATGCTGGGCGAGGCGTTGATCGACACCGCAGGCATCGATGGCAATGCGCCGGGCCTGGGCCTGCTGCCCCTGGTCACCACCTTCGAGGTGGCCAAGACCGTGCGGCGCGCCCAGGCGCAGTTGGGTGCGGTGCAGGGGGCGTGGGCGGCATTGGCAGGGGTAGCGGTCACCGGCTACGAAATCCACCACGGCCAGACAGCCCAGCACCCGGCCATGGCTGCCAAGGGCGATGTGGCGCGCGAGGTCATCCCCGGCATCGCCTGGCAAAACCCGGCGGGCAACGTGCTGGGCGTGTACCTGCACGGTTTGCTGGAAGACGCTGCTGTTTTGAAAGCCCTTTTTGGTGCCCATGCGCCCACACTGGAGGCTGTATTTGATGGGCTGGCCGATGGCGTTGCCCGGCACTTCGAACCCGGTGTGCTGGACGCCCTTGTCGCGCAAGCTGACGCCGAGTAA
- a CDS encoding DUF3037 domain-containing protein produces MHAPEVYDYAIVRVVPRVEREEFINAGVILSCQRTGFLQAAIALDEARLLAMDPHADIDTVRRHLAAIVAICAGDEGCGPIARLPYRQRFHWLTAKRSAIIQTSPVHTGRCTDAAAALEHIMDRMVRPLP; encoded by the coding sequence ATGCACGCGCCTGAGGTGTACGACTACGCCATCGTGCGCGTGGTACCGCGCGTGGAGCGCGAAGAGTTCATCAACGCCGGCGTGATCCTGTCGTGCCAGCGCACCGGCTTTCTCCAGGCTGCCATCGCGCTCGATGAAGCGCGCCTGCTGGCCATGGACCCGCACGCCGACATCGACACCGTGCGCCGCCATCTGGCCGCCATCGTGGCCATCTGTGCGGGCGACGAAGGCTGTGGCCCCATCGCCCGCCTGCCGTACCGCCAGCGCTTTCACTGGCTCACCGCCAAGCGCAGCGCCATCATCCAGACATCCCCCGTGCACACCGGCCGCTGCACCGATGCGGCGGCGGCACTCGAACACATCATGGACCGCATGGTCCGCCCTCTGCCTTGA
- a CDS encoding HipA family kinase, with amino-acid sequence MRTITVNRYVTPLREGGSMPAIVEGDDLGTYVLKFRGAGQGVRALLAEMIAGGIARALGLPVPEIVLAQLDPALAQTEPDPEIQDLVRASGGLNVGLDYLSGALNFDPAVDVVSDDFASRLVWFDALVGNVDRTARNTNLLMWHRQPWLIDHGAALTFHHAWNGTVALPAKPFAPIADHVLLARATLLAQVDAELAARLTPEVVTGILAEVPDEFLVLAGADHEEGLLTAAATHRRAYVDYFCARIAGRTTWVNALKEAVDARA; translated from the coding sequence GTGAGAACCATCACCGTCAATCGCTACGTCACGCCGCTGCGTGAAGGTGGCTCCATGCCCGCCATCGTTGAGGGCGACGACCTGGGCACCTACGTGCTCAAGTTCCGTGGCGCAGGGCAGGGCGTGCGCGCACTGCTGGCCGAGATGATCGCGGGCGGTATCGCCCGTGCGCTGGGCCTACCCGTGCCCGAGATCGTGCTGGCCCAGCTCGACCCCGCGCTGGCGCAGACCGAGCCCGACCCCGAGATCCAGGACCTGGTGCGCGCCAGCGGCGGCCTGAACGTGGGGCTGGACTACCTGTCGGGCGCGCTCAATTTCGACCCGGCGGTGGATGTGGTGTCCGATGATTTTGCCTCACGCCTCGTGTGGTTCGATGCCTTGGTGGGCAATGTGGACCGCACCGCGCGCAACACCAATCTGCTCATGTGGCACCGCCAGCCCTGGCTCATCGACCATGGTGCGGCGCTGACCTTTCACCACGCCTGGAACGGCACGGTGGCCCTGCCCGCCAAGCCCTTTGCGCCCATTGCCGACCATGTGCTGCTGGCCCGGGCCACGCTGCTCGCGCAGGTGGATGCCGAGCTGGCCGCGCGCCTCACGCCCGAGGTGGTGACCGGCATTTTGGCCGAGGTGCCCGACGAGTTTTTGGTGCTGGCCGGTGCCGACCACGAAGAAGGCCTGCTGACCGCAGCCGCTACCCACCGCCGAGCCTATGTGGACTACTTCTGCGCGCGCATTGCCGGGCGCACGACCTGGGTGAATGCGCTGAAGGAGGCCGTCGATGCACGCGCCTGA
- a CDS encoding Wadjet anti-phage system protein JetD domain-containing protein has protein sequence MAWTSPDDLHAQVQRRWDRGELLAALVAGHAAVDAPPLAFPWRLRVVAPSSSELAQRFAEARGWASSLRAGAGHYRLEERELRHREVGQHSLPDVAWVDSLDAALALIGKTADARRFGALVATTAGQQPLLLPWLARRPLQALALAAAWPRLLAVVAWLQAHPRPGIYLRQMDLPGVDTKFTEAHRGVLTELLDLVLPPQAVDTAATGVGQFARRYGFADKPLRIRLRWLGVAALAPWGAGITDITITQTAFEALNPPVRRVLITENEVNFLALPPVADSLVVFGAGYGFEVLAGAAWLRHCAVHYWGDIDTHGFAILDQLRATLPQAQSLLMDRATLLAHADHWGHEPQPLSRELPRLHPHESALYDDLRYGRVRAEPPLRLEQERIGFGWVEQALSVLQPTGESE, from the coding sequence ATGGCCTGGACTAGCCCGGACGACCTGCACGCGCAGGTGCAAAGGCGCTGGGACCGGGGCGAGCTGCTGGCCGCGCTGGTGGCTGGCCACGCGGCGGTGGATGCGCCGCCACTGGCCTTCCCCTGGCGGCTGCGCGTGGTGGCGCCCAGTTCCAGCGAGCTGGCCCAGCGCTTTGCCGAGGCCCGCGGTTGGGCCAGCAGCCTGCGGGCAGGCGCAGGCCACTACCGGCTGGAAGAACGCGAACTGCGTCACCGCGAGGTAGGCCAGCACAGCCTGCCCGACGTTGCCTGGGTAGACAGCCTGGACGCCGCCCTGGCCCTGATCGGCAAGACCGCCGACGCCCGCCGCTTTGGCGCGCTGGTGGCCACCACTGCCGGGCAGCAGCCCTTGCTGTTGCCCTGGTTGGCGCGCCGCCCTCTGCAGGCCCTGGCGCTGGCTGCGGCCTGGCCCCGGCTGCTGGCCGTGGTGGCATGGCTGCAGGCCCACCCCCGGCCCGGCATCTACCTGCGCCAGATGGACCTGCCCGGCGTGGACACCAAGTTCACCGAAGCGCACCGGGGCGTGCTGACCGAGCTGCTGGACCTGGTCCTGCCGCCCCAGGCCGTGGACACTGCGGCCACGGGCGTGGGCCAGTTTGCACGCCGCTATGGTTTTGCCGACAAGCCCTTGCGCATCCGGCTGCGCTGGCTAGGGGTGGCTGCGCTCGCGCCGTGGGGGGCTGGCATTACAGATATCACCATCACACAAACCGCTTTTGAGGCATTGAACCCACCTGTGCGCCGGGTGCTCATTACTGAAAACGAAGTCAACTTTCTGGCCTTGCCGCCGGTGGCCGATAGCCTGGTGGTGTTTGGCGCGGGCTACGGTTTTGAGGTGCTGGCGGGCGCGGCCTGGCTGCGGCACTGTGCAGTGCACTACTGGGGTGACATCGACACGCACGGCTTTGCCATCCTGGACCAGCTGCGCGCCACGCTGCCGCAGGCCCAGTCGCTGTTGATGGACCGCGCCACCTTGCTGGCCCATGCCGACCACTGGGGGCACGAGCCCCAGCCCTTGTCGCGCGAGTTGCCACGGCTGCATCCTCATGAATCCGCGCTTTACGACGACCTGCGCTATGGCCGGGTGCGGGCAGAGCCCCCCCTGCGGCTGGAGCAAGAACGCATCGGGTTTGGCTGGGTTGAGCAGGCCCTGTCCGTGCTGCAGCCGACCGGGGAATCTGAATGA
- the cbiB gene encoding adenosylcobinamide-phosphate synthase CbiB has protein sequence MLPGIWAAGWLAFFLAVPLALAVDYLLGEPPAAWHPVVWMGKALQWWGVRLAPTSPVAQDFKTFWRSALIWCALAAIVFIVTWAAQQLVLMFHGLLAAALLALLLKPLLAWRMLRDEVLAVEVALGQSLPAGRAQLSRLVSRDVSGLTAVQVRESAIESLAENLNDSVVAPLFWFALLGLPGAALYRFANTADAMWGYPGMRGGRYWQWAGKWAARADDVLSWVPARITAVLLAAVTRGVTLRAVARQARKTPSPNSGWPMAAMALALGVRLAKPGVYSLHSKGRRAGPLDTRRAARVGTQVVLAMLPVVAALQLLVLVVLAWAHA, from the coding sequence ATGTTGCCCGGCATCTGGGCCGCAGGTTGGCTCGCGTTCTTCTTGGCGGTGCCCCTGGCTTTGGCGGTGGATTACTTGCTGGGCGAGCCGCCCGCTGCCTGGCACCCCGTGGTGTGGATGGGCAAGGCGCTGCAGTGGTGGGGTGTGCGGCTGGCACCCACATCGCCTGTGGCGCAGGATTTCAAGACTTTTTGGCGCTCAGCGCTTATCTGGTGTGCGCTAGCAGCTATTGTTTTTATAGTGACTTGGGCGGCGCAGCAGCTGGTGCTGATGTTTCACGGGTTGCTGGCGGCGGCATTGCTCGCGCTGCTGCTCAAACCGCTGCTGGCCTGGCGCATGCTGCGCGACGAGGTGTTAGCGGTGGAGGTGGCGCTGGGCCAGTCGCTGCCTGCGGGGCGCGCGCAACTGTCCCGCCTGGTGAGCCGCGACGTGAGCGGCCTCACAGCCGTGCAGGTGCGCGAGTCGGCCATCGAATCGCTGGCTGAAAACCTCAACGACTCGGTGGTGGCCCCGCTGTTCTGGTTTGCGCTGCTGGGCCTGCCGGGCGCCGCGCTGTACCGCTTTGCCAACACGGCCGATGCCATGTGGGGCTACCCCGGCATGCGCGGCGGGCGTTACTGGCAATGGGCGGGCAAGTGGGCCGCGCGGGCGGACGACGTGCTGTCGTGGGTGCCCGCGCGCATCACGGCCGTGCTGCTGGCTGCTGTGACCCGGGGCGTCACATTGCGCGCCGTGGCCCGCCAGGCGCGCAAGACGCCATCGCCCAACAGCGGCTGGCCCATGGCGGCCATGGCGCTGGCGCTGGGTGTGCGGCTGGCCAAGCCCGGGGTGTACTCGCTGCACAGCAAGGGCCGCAGGGCCGGGCCGCTGGATACGCGGCGTGCGGCGCGCGTGGGCACGCAGGTGGTGCTGGCTATGTTGCCTGTGGTGGCTGCACTGCAGCTGCTGGTTCTCGTGGTGCTTGCTTGGGCACATGCATGA